The DNA segment ATCTCGCAAAATCTTTTAATAATTTACCAAATAACGTCCAACCCAAGTATCTAGGAGGTTTGTATGAAATCCGTAAGTGATATCATTTCCGGACGCGAACTTTATTCCATTACAGTGGGAACGACTATCGAGCATGCTGTCAAATTCATGACGGAAAAAAATATTGGCGCTGTCGTAGTGGTTGACAATCAAAGCGACCGGCGTTTACGCGGTATATTTTCCGAACGCGATTTGATGAAACGCGTCGTTCTTCCAGGGTTGGATATTCACAAAACACGCATCGATGAAGTTATGACCAAAAATGTAGCCGTTGGCAATGCTAAGGAAAGTCACGATGTGTGTTTGGAAACCATGAAGCGCATTGGCTCGCGTCACTTACCGATTGTCGACGGCGACCGTCTGATCGGAATGGTCTCAATGCGTGACCTGCTTCAGGTCAATATCGACGAAAAAGAAGAAGAGATACGGATGATGAACGCCTATATTCATGATGTACCACAATCGGTCGTGTAATGGACACCGAACTGATTCAGTTGTTGTGGATGAAAGGTGTGAATCAATTTAATTCCGGCAAATTTTTTGAATGCCATGAAACACTGGAAGAAATTTGGGTTGGGCTTGAAGAAGGCGAGTCAAAAAGATTTATTCAGGGGATCAT comes from the bacterium genome and includes:
- a CDS encoding CBS domain-containing protein; translation: MKSVSDIISGRELYSITVGTTIEHAVKFMTEKNIGAVVVVDNQSDRRLRGIFSERDLMKRVVLPGLDIHKTRIDEVMTKNVAVGNAKESHDVCLETMKRIGSRHLPIVDGDRLIGMVSMRDLLQVNIDEKEEEIRMMNAYIHDVPQSVV